A DNA window from Danio aesculapii chromosome 1, fDanAes4.1, whole genome shotgun sequence contains the following coding sequences:
- the LOC130221654 gene encoding microfibril-associated glycoprotein 4-like, with the protein MMTVFVVALLSVFTASVVSVHDGFKPFDCSEIYKSGKTLSGIFSIYPAGDAPVWVYCQMISDGKVEDNGGWTVFQRRMDGRINFYQPWEEYKKGFGTTEGEYWLGLENLYQLTRHKKFMLRVDLEDFTGRRGFAQYSSFSVGSEAEGYKLQVSGFTNGGAGDSMSFHNGMKFSTYDKDQDIDSRNCARLRLGAFWYRNCYYANPNGLYIGGEDKTIFAIGDVWYTWKNNANIGMKFITMKIKPVS; encoded by the exons ATG ATGACAGTGTTTGTCGTGGCTCTGCTTTCTGTTTTCACGGCATCTGTCGTCTCTGTTCATGATGGATTCAAGCCGTTCGACTGTTCTGAAATCTACAAATCAGGAAAAACTCTCAGTGGGATTTTCTCCATCTATCCAGCCGGTGACGCTCCTGTCTGGGTTTACTGTCAGATGATTTCAGATGGGAAAGTTGAAGACAATGGAGGATGGACG GTGTTTCAGAGACGAATGGACGGCAGGATTAACTTCTATCAGCCATGGGAAGAGTACAAGAAAGGATTCGGGACCACCGAGGGGGAATACTGGCTGG ggttgGAGAACCTCTACCAGTTGACACGCCACAAGAAGTTTATGCTGAGAGTGGATCTGGAGGACTTTACTGGAAGGAGAGGTTTCGCTCAGTACTCGTCCTTCTCTGTGGGTTCTGAAGCTGAAGGTTATAAACTGCAGGTTTCTGGGTTCACTAATGGAGGAGCAG GAGACTCAATGAGCTTCCACAATGGAATGAAGTTCAGCACCTATGACAAGGACCAAGACATCGATTCAAGAAACTGTGCCAGACTGCGCCTTGGGGCTTTTTGGTATCGAAACTGCTACTATGCAAATCCCAATGGTCTGTATATAGGTGGAGAAGACAAAACTATTTTTGCAATTGGAGATGTTTGGTACACCTGGAAGAATAATGCTAATATTGGTATGAAATTCATCACCATGAAGATCAAACCTGTGTCTTAG